The genomic stretch AGAACCACTTGAGGCGCCCTCCAATCTGCCGGCTCACCTGCATTACTGGTCCTGAGCTTCTTGGCCGATTTGGTAACGACAGAGTTGGGGTCGTGTGGGGAGAGCCAGGACACGAGGTCTGTGTCCACATTCCAGTAGtaagggagcccgctgcggggcagtgggaaggaaggagggagggggagagaggaggggggaaggggaggaaggagtgtCAGCTAAGATGTCCTCTCCTTATAGCCTCAACTCCTGTCTCCCCAATCTCTACTATACCTGTCCCATGTCAGGACCCCGGAGGGAGGACCCCCAGACCTCTTCCCTATGTTCCCCATTTACCCCAAGGCCAGGGACAGCACAGGAAAGGTGAAGTCAGATgtcagctcccccccccccagttcccCAGGCTCACCAGGAAGGGTCAAACACCTTGTACCAGCTTGGTGGCAGGCCCTCCAACCGGGTGGCCTCATAGTCCACAGGGTCATCATCGTAGTCCTCAGCAATGATCTCTTCCTCTGGTTCTGGCAGAATAGCGGGGTGGAGGAAAGCAGTGAGGACCAGAGGGATTCTCATCCTATGGTCAGAGCCTGGAGAGACACTCAAATTCACATGGAccacgtgggggggggggaggagtgcATCAGGTCTCACCTGCTGTGGCAAATATCACATTCCAAATCCAAGTGTCTGAGCATCAGGGGATTTGCCAAAAAATGTACCTAAATCTCTTCTGTTTCTGGGTTTGGATAAGATTTGAGATTTGATACTGTTACCCCGACCTATCTGATTTCAGAATTTAGACAAGAATTCATCAAAACAAGTGTAGCCTCCAGTTCCTGCATTCAGGAAGCATGCAACACCATGCTATCCAAATCTATTTGGATAAAAGGAGTTTGAACAGTAAGGGGTTGTTCTGAAAATACATCCAAATCTATTCAGCTCCCAAGCTTGGCAAATCCGGGGTTTCTGATTCTGTCTATTGAGTAGCAAGTCTGGATGGCAAGGGATATATCCAAACACTGCTCTGAATCCATTCAGGTCCTAggcctgacacatagcaggcCCGCAGCAGCTGCCAGTTACTATTGGTAAAATAAAAGAGGCGTATGTTGTCAGCTTGGTACATGACCCTCAGTAGGCCTACCACAGATTTCAGCTGTGGATAGAACTAACAATGAAATGTATATGTCAGCAACAGCATACTGCCTGTCACACAATAGGCCCAAAGTAGATGTGAGCTATAATCATCAGTATTGTTAGTAAGATGTATATTCCATCAGCACAGGGCCCAGTACTCAATAGGCTTAAAATAAATTATCGATGATCATTATCAGTATTATTAACCACAAGATCTATGCGTGGCACAGAGTAGCTTGTAACAGATGGCATTTATCAATGAGGTGAAGATAAGATGTACTTTCCAGTGCCTCGCACACTGTAGCCcaaaacagatgcaaaaaaaaaaaaaaaaaaaaaaagatgccactTACTGACAATGAGGTATAAATATTAGCAGGAGCAGCCCAGCAGGCATAAATGATAGATCCTTTCATTATCTTCTGCCATTAGCCATGATGTGTATGCCAAGCACTCAGGCCCAAAATACATGTCAGCTACTGATACGGTGAACAATAAGGTATAGATCACTAGCATCATGCCTGGCACCACAGTCGGTCTAAAATAATGCAatcacgggcacctgggtggctcagtcgttaagtgtctgccttcggctcaggtcatgatcccagggtcctgggattgagccccacatcaggctccctgttgggcgggaagcctgcttctccctctcccactcccgctgcttgtgttcctgctctcgctatctctctcttgtcaaatatataaataaaatctttaaaaaaaaatgtaatcactaGGGTAAATAACAAAGTATCAGCATCCTGCTACTGTCTAGGGAAGATGTAAGCTGTCTTTACCGTAGGATACTTTGTAATCACTTACAGGGATTGTTAGATGGATTGCACATGGCATACAATAGGCCCCCCCAAAAAGGCATTAGCTGTCAATATTAAGCACGAAATAtgtattccccacccccacccccgcccgcagTAGGAATGGATGTTAGGAAGCCATATTGCTAACAATCTCCGCCACCCCACTGATTGGTGCGCAATAGGCCCATGCTAGGTATCGAGTGGCGGTATCAACAACAAAGTGCCTGCCAAGGCTGGCACATGGTAGGCCCATCTGCTTTTAGCTCGCTCACCGGGCTCCAGATGTTTGAGGATGCCTCTCTTGGCCAAGCGGGTCTGCAGCGCAACAGGCAACGGCATAGTGGATAGCAGACAGACCTAGGGACGGACGGACTGacaggcacacgcacacacaaaaaaaacagctCAAATGAGGATTCAAATCCCGATCCTAAAAATCAAGCGCCTCCTCCCAGCATATACTCATCTGGACCCCCACTTACCCACCTGCACCAACAGCTGGCTGGACGGAACCGACGCGCTAAAAGGTGGAAGATAGGTGCAATGCCACCCAAACTCCCACCGACACCCGCCTCGAGGCTGGGTGTTCCAGGACCCGGTTCCCCTCCCGGGCCCAGGCTCCGCCCACCGCCGAAGGGGCCAAGCTCAGTTCCCCCGCGCCCAGGAATGGGCTCACCCAACGTCCCCCAAAGACTGCCGGGTGGGAGGAACCAAAGCGTTGGGACGGGGGGAGCAGAGTGCAGCACCCCCTCCAGCTGCAAAAAATGCACCCACCCCGACATTACCAATGCAATCACGCGAGTAGTGGAAGGCTGTCAGACCGGCCGCCCCTCCCTTGTCGCGGCTAGGATCACCAGCACCACACGACTGCCCTCTCCCAAAGCACAGAATGAGGTCCTCCCTCCCCGAGGCTTGAAGGAACTGGGCCGGCGCTCAGGCTGCGGTACAGATGACGCAAACCTGGGGGGCCAATGAGAGCGTGGGCCTGGCCTGACGAGCGCCAAGCGACCCAATCGCAGGCCTGGAATGGGTGGAGAGCTCGGACGCCTCTGTGCGTTTACGGCGGGGGCGTGGCCAGGCCGAGGCTTAGCCAGACTGCGCGGCCGGACGCCGGCGCCATGGAGGAGTACGCTCGGGAGCCTTGGTACGGCGATGGGCACAGGCCCCGGGACTGTTGCTGCGGCGCCACGGCCAGCTGTGGGAGGCGGGCGGGGGAGGCGCCGGCCACACCGCGCCACGTTCCAGACTCGGGAGACCCTTAAACATTTGTGGTCTCCTTCCGTTCCCCTCCGCTTCGTTCCTCCCACTCGGGCTCCGTTAAGAGGGGCCGCAGCCGTGTGCCTGGAGACGGTGCGGTGCCGGACCAACTGCTCCCAAGTGTCCCCGGACTCCGTTATctcctcatttcctttttgttaacGAAAAGAGACACGCTGGTCGAGTCCATTCCAGCCCGGGGGGGGTGGTGGCGGTTGTCGAACGGAAATCCCCACGCGTGGCTTTCCCGAGGTTGCTTTAGCgagtgggggcggggcctgggtgAGCCTATTGCGGACGAGCCGGATCCTCCCCCTCCGTCTGCTCTTGGTTTTTCCCAGTTGGGGCGGGTTgaaaaagagggaagagggcgGGGTTTGGTCGGACGTGCTCATTGTCGGAGAGGGGGGTGCGACCCCGTCCTGCTTTAATAACAGTACTAGCAAATTGACGCTTCCACAGCGCTGATCCAAACGTGCCCACTCCGCGTGTATCAGTTGATTGAATCTTTGGTAGTAGGAAAGCAGTTGGCTGATTCCTTGGTTGGCTGCGAGGGGAGGGGCGGACAGGGCCAAGACTAATGTTTTTCCCCTTTTGCACCATTTCTTGCTGAAATGAGGGGGGAAATAATATTATCTGAAGTGCTGCTTCCCATTCGAGTGACTTGCCTTCTCCCAGTTGGAAGGAGTCCATGCAAcatgggagggggaagaggggctcACTTAACCCCGCCCTCCCCTTCCGGCTTGCAGCCCATGGCGAATTGTGGACGATTGCGGAGGAGCCTTCACTATGGGTGTCATCGGCGGTGGAGTCTTCCAAGCCATCAAGGGCTTCCGCAACGCCCCTGTCGTGAGTCGTGGTCGTCCCTGGGTGGTGCGGGGGTCCTGCCCTGCCCACACTGGATACTTCGCGGAAAACTGCTTGGAGCtgccatgacttactcattctggTGCCTGctagcctactatgtgccaggcctggcTCCAGGATCTGTGGTTTGGGAAGAACTGCAAATATGGCCCTGTGTCCCTTGCCCCCACCACCCAACTGGGGCTCCTCTGTGGAAATGCCGTGCTGTCAAAACGATCCCAAATCCTCAATGTATGTGCAAAGCCAGAGAGATTTTCCCCAGAGGCAGATTACCTGGATACAGGGAAGTGACAGGAGTTTAACTGGCAGAAGGAGGACAGCCTTAAAGttaagaaaatgcttttaatGTAACCTAAtcagttctctccctctgcccaccctcttCCAAGATCTTATCAAACATCATGGCTTTAAATGCCATCCATTTGCCAAGGTCTCTGCAATTTATATATCTAGTCCTGTCCCTCCCCTCAACTCCTGGAACTCTTTCCTAGATCTTTGCCCAGATTTCCTGTTCCCATCCTCAAGGTCTCAGCACAATCCCCCGCCCCCCTTTAGAGTCCTTTCCTGACCCCTCAGTCATTATCATGTCTCTTGATCCCATTTCCTCCAGGGTGTGTATTGCTGTGTGAAGCTATCTTGTAGATCTGTACCTCTGCTGGGgatctgtctctcccactgtAATATGAGCTCTGAGAGAGCGGGGGCTAGGTCTGTCTCAGTCACCATCCCTACATTACAGCATGGTGCCTGGTGCTTAGGTGCTAGTGatcactgaatgaatgagaacTTCTCAACCCACGGCTGAGAACGCCCATGTGAGGGTGCTCCCCAGCCTCCGAGTTCTCGGCCCCTGCTCCCCATCTCTACTCCTGATACCCCTGACCTgtcgtgttctctctcttaaaagCTAGAAACCCTGTGTGCCAGGGCCCTCATGCCTGTTCTGACTCCCTACCTCCTCACTTTTCCCAGGGAATTCGGCACCGACTGAGAGGTAGTGCCAACGCTGTGAGGATCCGAGCCCCCCAGATTGGAGGTGAGAGGCTTGGAGAGACCTAGGAGCTGGGATGCAGAGTTGGGGGTGGTTGCTCCTGTGGTTCTAGACTGCAAATTGGGGTCCACattccagccccagctctgcctgggACTTCCAGGACAGTGATGTTTCCCAATAATTTAATATGGAGGGTCAGGAATGTGGATTCCGGAGCTTAAATCCAGGTCCCGGATCTTCCCTGATGCATGACTTTGGGTTCGTGGCTTCACCTCTCCAAACCTCATCGGTAACGTGGGGATGGTGATAGCAATAACCACCTAAATTGTTTTGTAAGTTATGTCATTTACATTTACGTCATTTACAGAGAACTTACTAAGTGCTGGTTGCTCTGCTAAGCACTTTAATAAGAAGAACGAATTTAAGACTTCAGAATCAGTGCCTAGAACGGGTCCTGGTGCACAGCAAGGCCTCAAGAAACACTTTAACTATCCTAGTGTTAACCGGCTTTCATAGCCTGTTTTCGTCTCCCTTAAACCAAGATTGGAATTCCAACTCGACGTGATGGTTAGGAAGATCAAAGTTGCTCTGTTCAAAGCCACACCAAGATAAATCTGCTTGTAAACACTTGTCAAACCCCTACAAAGGTGAGGGGAATGCCCTTGGCAATTAGAGATCGCTTGACAAAGGAGCAGCCTCGGGCAGACAGGGAATATCCCCTAGGAGTTTACTCTCTGCCTTTGTGTCCGGGTTTTTCTCCCCATTCATTGCCAGAGCGTTGAGGCCTTGGAAGTCCGCAGACATTGAGCTGTGGATTTTGGGGGATTCCTCAGGAACACTGATTCGGCCTCGGTCTCCCCGCAGGTAGCTTCGCGGTGTGGGGGGGCCTGTTCTCCACCATCGACTGTGGCCTGGTGCGCCTGCGGGGCAAAGAAGATCCTTGGAACTCCATCACCAGCGGAGCATTGACCGGGGCCGTGCTGGCGGCCCGCAGTGAGtgccccagcctctggcccccagccccagccccttccgCCCTGTTCTGCCTGCCCTCACCTCTTTCTCCCTGCCTCTTCACTCTCCCAGGTGGCCCACTGGCCATGGTGGGCTCGGCAATGATGGGGGGTATCCTCCTGGCCCTCATAGAGGGTGTTGGCATCCTCCTTACTCGCTACACTGCCCAGCAGTTCCGCAATGGTGAGTATCTGGCAGACGCTGCTCAGGGAGAGGTGCAAAATGCGTTGCCCCTCACCCTTACctgattctttcctctccagCACCCCCGTTCCTGGAGGACCCCAGCCAGCTGCCCCCTAAGGAGGGTACCTCAGCCCCAGGCTATCCCAGCTATCAGCAGTACCACTGAGGAAGTGACTGCCTATCATCACCACCGTGGGAGCTCCTCCTCCGTTCCCTCCCCGATGATCTACCTCGAAGGGAGGGCTGGCTCCCAGTTGGCCCTGGGACCCTCCAGAGAGGGCCTCTACTCTGCTCCCTTGtcccagggttgggggtggggcacccCAGCTGCCCTGATGGATGGGTCCCCTTCTCAGGGCACCCCAACCCCAAATTCACATGTAACAAGTTCTCACCCCAGCTCCTTTTCCTCGCGCCCTGATGAGTATTTAAAGCCAGTTTTGAAATGCCTGTGTTTGTACTCCTTGAGCCACGCGTGTTGGGAGCCCCTCCTTAGGACAAGGGGCAGAGCCCTCTTCAGGGACTCAGAAGCCCTAGAACTTGGAGTCCCATAGAGAGTGGGCTCTAGTAAATGTCTGTGGGAtgaatgagcaggagggggaaTGAATCAAGATGTGAATAGGTACATGAACAAGGGTGTGTGGGGGCCAAGTGATGACTCGTAGGCAGACAGAAGAACAGGCTTGGCAAAGAAGTGAGTGAACAGAAGGATtactggggtggggaaggggagtaGTTCTGCACCTTGCATCCCTGAGCCCTCCCGCCCGTGCCCCCATTGCCAAGGCTAGGAAATCTGATCTCACAGTCAATTCTGGCTCTCTGGATCCCAGTCACCCCATTTGAATGTGatctccctctgtgcttccccaTGGACCTGGGATGGAAGTAGGGGTCAGAAGGATCCAGCttgcttcttttaaagattttgtttgacagacagtgagagagggaacccaagcagggggagtgggagagggagaagcagctttcctgtggagcagggagccccatgcggggctcgatcccaggaccccgggatcatgacctgagctgaaggcagacgcctaacgactgagccccccaggcaccccgaaggATCCAGCTTTCTTGAGGAAGCTGCCCTGTGTCAGTCTCCTGCACCACAGAGCTACTTCTCCACTGATGTTCAGTGTTGCAGTTGTTTAAGAGCAACCGTAAAATAACCAGAAAAGAGTTTTCATATTGGGGTGGGGGCATTATGAGAAAGAGATTTTTCTGGAGGGACATTGGCCCCAAACACTGTCTTTTCCATGCAAACCCCTACATGCGTGGGGCCAACACTGTCACCCGTGGGGTGCAGAAGGCCTCACGGGGACCTAAGAACTGTCTCTTCTAGTGCAAGTCGTTACAAAGAGGTGATGTCCTTAGACAAAATTGCTTCCTGCGGGTAAAAACAGAGTCCCTGACCTCCCAACGGCCTGGGTACCCCCGTAGTAGCAGAACCGCGACACGGCCCACTTGTGCGCCTTGGTGCCAGGCGGTTGGCAGCCGCCAGACTGGAGACTCAGGGAAGCAAGGTGGGGGAGGCCTGCCGGCACTGTGAGCACAGCCCTCGCAGGGCCCCGGCGCCGGCCTCGAGCTCCGAGCTCCAGGGGCGCATTGGTTTAGGACCCAGGGTCTTCCAGGCTGTGATCCTTTCTGGGCAAGACCCCTTCTTCACCGCCGGGCCCCATTCCCCCAGCTCCCCCCGCGCCCCGCGTATCTTCAGACCCCATCCTGCCCCTATCAAACACTGCCCCGCTAGCTGCTCCCAGTCTTTCCCATCCGCGAGTCCGTAGGCCCCACTCACGCGGCTGTGGTGTCCGCAGACTATCCGCGGGCCCCCTCCTGTCTTTCCTCCCTGTCCTCTAAGGATCCTGCAGGCCCTTACCTCTTTTACGTATCAACTGTGGCTCCTCTGAGGCCACATCCCTGCTGTAGCTCCCCAGTCCCCTCCAGATGGGCTGGGCTCCTACAGGCCCCTTCCAGCCGCAGCCCCCCGGCCCTCCCCAGTCTCTAGCCCGAACGTCTGCCCGGCttcaggccccgccccctcccgctcCTTAAGGGTCGGCCCCTGCAGGTGCACCCGAACACGCGGGCCCTCCGCCCTCCTCTCGCGCCCCCGGGACCCCGTTCACTGTCTCCGGTCCCGGGAGGCCGCGGGACGCGCGGGGGTCTCGGCGCCGTTCCTGGCAACCTTCAGGCCCTTCCGCTCTGGCTCCTCGGGCCGCTGGCTGGGGGagcggggcgggggccggggtgAATAGCCGGGCAGCAACCGACGCTCGCGGCTTCGGGAGAGAGGTGTCGGGCCTCCTTGGAGCGCCCGGCGTCCACGGAGCCCCTGGGCTCCTAGCTGGGCCTGGGGAGCCCGGGCCGCCCAGGTCCCCGGAGCTGGAGCCGGGGCAACGGAGGAGCGGTCAGGTCGGGTCTGCGCCCGCAGGCAGCTTCTCTTTGCCCAAGAAGGAAATGCGGGGTCAGACCCCAGGCAGTTTCCATTGGGAGGGCCTGCGGAGACCGGGAGCAGGCGCGAGtgagacagaaacggagacggagACATAGAAGTCGAGGGACATACCAGAAAGGGGATGGAGACTAggaagaggggaggcagagagagacacacaagaGATTTATGAAGAGACGGAAACAAGAAGCTGTGTGAGGGTCAGAGAtgcaggtgggggggggcgcctgggtggctcagtcgttaagcgtctgccttcggctcaggtcatcatctcagggtcctgggatccagccccgcatcgggttccctgctcagcggggagtttgcttctccctctcccactccccctgcttgtgttccctctctcgctgtctctctctgtcaaatacataaataaaatctttttaaaaagagagagagaggcgcctgggtggctcagatggttaagcatctgccttccacacaggtcatgatcccaggatcctaggatcgagtcccgcgttgggctccctcctcggcggggagcctgcttctccctctcccgctccccctgctcgtgctatctctctgtgtcaaataaataaataaaatcttaaaaaagaaagagagagagagaaaaatgcgGGTGGGACCTGGGAAGACCCTCAGCATCAGACAGAGGCAAACACAGGGAGGAAGGCCAGGCCCCATAGTAGTAGTGAGCTGGGCTGAAGGGCCAGGCTGACAGAGGGCTAGCAGGCTGCCCCTCCCTTACCCTCTGGCTGAGGGGCCTCAGAGAAACGGAGAGGAGCCCAACCTGCatcctttctccctctggctctctctctcactctcatctCTGATTTAATCCCATCTGCTTCCCACAAGGATTTCATGCCTCTCCCTCGGGTTCTTCCTTCCCGTCTTCTTCCCCGCttcgcccaccccccaccccctgaggcCCAAGTTGGCCTCCGTCTGTCTTGATCTGTCTCTCAGCCCTCCTTCCCCATTTCTCTACTTCAGTCTCCCTGGCTTGTGCCCATCCACCAGTGTGcgtggggcaggtgggtgggggaagtaGCTGCTGAACAAGGTTAGTGAGATGGAAAGAATCAGGGAAGTACAACGGGGGCCAGCCCCGGCAGTGAGGTGGAGAATCACTGCCTCAGGCAGAGACCCTGAGAGGCTGGGGGGAGAGACATGGGGAAATTAGACACcgagagaaaatagaaagaattGGGACAGAGCCCAAGAGAGGGACCAAGACAAAGCGAAGCCAGAGTTTACGGAGATAtcaaaggagagacagagatgcagagaaagagatagcaagaaagaaaaaaaaaaaaaaacagtaggacaagtgaaaaagatgggaaaagagaaaatgtaagaaGGGAGATAGACAAAGATTGGGAGAGTCAGACATccagtgggggtgagggagagaaaggggcagagagaatcagaacaaaacaaagaagtgagaggaagaaagagtcagagcagagagagggagagagaaagcaagag from Neomonachus schauinslandi chromosome X, ASM220157v2, whole genome shotgun sequence encodes the following:
- the TIMM17B gene encoding mitochondrial import inner membrane translocase subunit Tim17-B isoform X2, encoding MEEYAREPCPWRIVDDCGGAFTMGVIGGGVFQAIKGFRNAPVGIRHRLRGSANAVRIRAPQIGGSFAVWGGLFSTIDCGLVRLRGKEDPWNSITSGALTGAVLAARSGPLAMVGSAMMGGILLALIEGVGILLTRYTAQQFRNAPPFLEDPSQLPPKEGTSAPGYPSYQQYH
- the TIMM17B gene encoding mitochondrial import inner membrane translocase subunit Tim17-B isoform X1: MEEYAREPCPWRIVDDCGGAFTMGVIGGGVFQAIKGFRNAPVGIRHRLRGSANAVRIRAPQIGGSFAVWGGLFSTIDCGLVRLRGKEDPWNSITSGALTGAVLAARSECPSLWPPAPAPSALFCLPSPLSPCLFTLPGGPLAMVGSAMMGGILLALIEGVGILLTRYTAQQFRNAPPFLEDPSQLPPKEGTSAPGYPSYQQYH